In the genome of Paenibacillus pabuli, the window ACTGATTGCGCCAATCTGCGCCTGATCCTCGAAACGGTTCATGCTGCGGGTCATATGGAACTTCTCTGGATCATTCGGATCATTAATAATCGTAAAGTCCTTATGCTGCTCAAAAAGTTCATGGTATGCCTCAGGGATGTTCGGGACCGATCGAATTCGGCTTTCCATTGAGTTGAAGGTGAACAGCGTGTCCAGTTCCTTCAAGTATAATTCCACGCCAAATACATAGTTACCAGCCGAATAATATACACTGTTCAGCATGTTGAACACAGCCTTCTGCTCATCAAACCTGCTGGCAGCTGGAGCATCCTGATTCAATGCCAAATACTGATGCAGCTCATCACTGATCTGAATGGAATAGATGAGATTGTTCATCCGTGCGAATTGTTCACCCAAATAGATGGAGGCCCAATTCATATTTGCACGGTTGGTCTCCATAATCTCTTCTTCCATGGAAGAGCGGGTATTTTCAGCTGCCACAACGGTCATGGCAATTACGGGCAGAATCGCCAAAAACGTCATGGTGAGAATTAATTTATTGCGAATGCTGCGTTTGAACGGATCAGTAAGCTTCCGATATAATTCGGTAAACACAAGGCATCCACTCCTGAGCTATGAGCTAAAATAAGATAAACGCCCCAGCGTGAAGCCGAGGGCGCTTTGGTCTTTGTATTCTTTTTATAGTCATTGAACTTTGTCTTGTCAATTCATTTATGTTTTCCCATTATTGCTCAATAATGCAGAACCCCCATGGCTCCAGTTCAATGATCTGTCCATTGGATACCGTTGTTCCCGCCAGAAGTTCCGTTCCGTCTCCGTAGGCATTCGCGAATGAAGTCGCCTGATCGGAGTAGTTAAAGAAATACCGAATCGTATTCCCTTGATCATTCACTCCGCTCTTCACGATGATTGGAAAAGCCAACTCCTGATCGATTCCCCACAGTCCGGCTTCCTTCATGACACGCTCCAACACGTTGCGAATTACCGCAGAGCTGGTATAACATCCAACGTACGTTGCTTTGCCCTTGCCGTAGGCATTCTGGGTAATTGCCGCATATTCTCCCCAATGAGGATGATCATACCATGCGAGCACTTCTGCAGTTGTTGGTGTGATGAGCTCCATCCAGGTGTGAATCTGATTTTCTTCCTCTCCAACCTTGAACGGATCATCTCGAAGCGAGACGTTCTTTGGCTCCACGAACAGGTTGTAACTGATGCCACAAGCCTCACTGATCAGTCCAGGCTGGCGGGTAGAGCGGACCTTAATATGCTCATTAGCGAATCCGCTTTTAAAAGAGTAAACGACATGTCCACCATCCTGTACAAATTGGTTCAGCCTCTCAAGCAAGGCATCGGAAGCTGCGTACAAAGCAGGCACAACGATCACATCATAACCTTCATAACTCTCCACAGACGGATCAATCAGATCACAGCCGATGTTCATTTTGTATAATTCGTCATACATCCAGCGCACAACGTCGTTGTATTTTTTGTCACTGTTAAAATTAAATCCGAACCATTTGATCGACGTCAACGCCTCATTGCTGAACAGCACCGCTACCCGATTCGTTTTCTTCAAGTTCACCAGTTGCGGGCTAAGTCTGGCAAAATCCCTACCGATCGTTTTGGCCTCGTTGTAGACTGGATTCGGTTCAAAATCGTGACTCAGCAATCCTTTCCAATACGTCTCGAACGAATTATGCAAGGAATGCCAGTGCCAATAGGCGACCATGTTTGCTCCGGAGGCCAGGTGGCTAAACGCCTGAAGGCGAAGCTGTCCCGGATAAGGAACCCAGTGCCAGAATGCCTGTGCTTCCGTCTCCAGTACGAGGTAGTTCGATTGTTTGGTGGAGCGCGCCACGTCACCGCCGAATGAAATCTCAATGCCGGTCAGATCATCCTGCGATGGATGGTAGATGTCCACACTGGTGATATCAAAAGGTTTGGATGCGGCAAAATGGTCTACATCCCCTTGAATGCCGTACGAATATCCACGCCAGTCGAAGTCAAAGTTCTGGGTGACAAACTGACCTTCCTGTTTGTACTCATTTACAATTCCCACCTGCCACGCCAGAAAATCAGTTACCAGTTGGCGTTGGAATTTGGCAAATTCAGCTCCCAGACTGCCGTTAATTGTACCAACAACCGACGGGAAGTCCTCCCAGCTATTGATGCGGTTACTCCAATAATCGAGACCAAATTCCTTGTTCAGATCATCCAATGAGCTGAACTTGTTGCGCATATATTTGACGAATTGCAATTGTACATTATCTCCGGCAGTGTTGTAATGCTTCGTTTCGTTATCTGTCTGATAGCCAATCACAGCAGGGTGTTTGCTGACACGGGAGATCAGCTTGCGAATAATGCGTTCCGCATAGAACAGGTAGGTTGGATGTGTGATATCCATGATCTGCCGCGCCCCATATTTCCCCGGACCCTGTATCGTGGTTGCCAGAACATCCGGGTGCTCCTTGACCATCCACGTCGGAACAGCGTACGTAGGGGTGCCCACAATAACCTGAATCCCCGCCGTATGCATAGCATCCAGTACACGATCCACTGAAGAGAAGTCGAATACGCCATTCTGTGGTTCATGCGTACTCCAGGTGGATTCCGCAATCCGCACTACATTAATGCCTGCATCTTTCATCATCTGAATATCCTTGTCCAATCGCTCATAAGGCATATATTCGTCATAGTAGGCTACCCCGTACAATAACTTGTCCATATTCAAATCCCCTTTTCATCCGGAAGTATGAAGCTCTTGTCATTTATACAAAATGAAATGATTCAATTGAATAATGATAACGTTTACATTATTATCTATTGAAGTACATTAGACACTTAGCAACCTGTCGAACGCTCTCCTGTTCTACGATTTCCAATGTTGGCGTTAAACTGATTATAATGAAGTATACTATGGGTGCCGATTGTACAAGGCGAGTTGTTTTTACCCTTTTCCGAGGTGAATGTCATGGATATCCGATCACAGCTTCGAGAAATGCCACATCATACACTGGCTCACTGGCTGCCTATTATCGACTGTAACATTAAATTCTATGGAGCGCA includes:
- a CDS encoding beta-galactosidase, which translates into the protein MDKLLYGVAYYDEYMPYERLDKDIQMMKDAGINVVRIAESTWSTHEPQNGVFDFSSVDRVLDAMHTAGIQVIVGTPTYAVPTWMVKEHPDVLATTIQGPGKYGARQIMDITHPTYLFYAERIIRKLISRVSKHPAVIGYQTDNETKHYNTAGDNVQLQFVKYMRNKFSSLDDLNKEFGLDYWSNRINSWEDFPSVVGTINGSLGAEFAKFQRQLVTDFLAWQVGIVNEYKQEGQFVTQNFDFDWRGYSYGIQGDVDHFAASKPFDITSVDIYHPSQDDLTGIEISFGGDVARSTKQSNYLVLETEAQAFWHWVPYPGQLRLQAFSHLASGANMVAYWHWHSLHNSFETYWKGLLSHDFEPNPVYNEAKTIGRDFARLSPQLVNLKKTNRVAVLFSNEALTSIKWFGFNFNSDKKYNDVVRWMYDELYKMNIGCDLIDPSVESYEGYDVIVVPALYAASDALLERLNQFVQDGGHVVYSFKSGFANEHIKVRSTRQPGLISEACGISYNLFVEPKNVSLRDDPFKVGEEENQIHTWMELITPTTAEVLAWYDHPHWGEYAAITQNAYGKGKATYVGCYTSSAVIRNVLERVMKEAGLWGIDQELAFPIIVKSGVNDQGNTIRYFFNYSDQATSFANAYGDGTELLAGTTVSNGQIIELEPWGFCIIEQ